The Candidatus Bathyarchaeota archaeon genome includes the window TGCAAGGGCTTGAGCATCTATTATATAATAAGTATTTGATGAGTTCAGAAGGGACATGAACCATATGGCATCGGCGTATCTACTGACACCTGAGAGGTTGTTCGGGAAGAGGATCACGGGTATGCTAACCCTCGATTTTATCGAGTTTATGGCTTCATCCAAAAGATTCTGTGATGCTAGGGTTGAACCTCCGACCATGATGGCTGAGCTTCCAGCGACCTCAGCTGAATAAGCTATTTCCGCACAACTTTTAATATCTGTTTTCTCCGGATCTATGAGGGTCATATGTATTGAGCCGTCTTCTTCTATTTTTTTCAAAATATATTTTTCCACTTTATTATTCATTTAATATAATCTCCTCACCTACCTTATAATATTTATCTATAAAATTGTTGTATGCGTCAACTTCATGAATGTTATCACTGACTTGGACTGATGTTTTAAGGCCACAGCTTCCACAATTAATCCATGCCACCCCAGATTTTCTGACCAATCTCACGAAAACAGTATTTTTGCCACACTTAGGGCATGGATAGAACTCCGGAAGGGTCTTACGCGGTATCTTTACCTCTTTTCTCCTTCTCCTCCCCAAACCCATCCCCCTCTGAGAACTAATTTAAGATGCAGCTAACTAAGTTTTAAGATTAGTGGAAGGCGTCTTTTGTGCTCATTCAACCTAACCCTTTCGAGAACCCCTTCAACCCTCTCTAACTCTATATTTAACTCACTCGCTATCTCGCTGGGTTTAAGTCCCATCTCCCAACCGTAAAGGATCATATCGAGCTGCTCAAACTTCATTCCCAGCTCCACCTCACTGATCTGTCCAGGCCAGAGGCGCGCTGAAGGAGCCTTATCAATTATCCTAGGGGGTATCCCTAGATAACCTGCTAGCTGCCTTACCTGAGTTTTGTAAAGATCACCAATTGGCATGATGTCACAAGCCCCATCACCGTACTTGGTGAAGTATCCCAAGAGCAGTTCGGTCTTATCAGAACTACCAACGACTAGAAGTTTAAGCGAATTAGCATAATGATAAGCTATCGTCATCCTGATCCTTGGCTTCAAATTACCTGTAGCAATGAGATCCCTAGGATCATAAAGAGGGAGAATAGACTGCATCACATCCATGATCGGCGTAATCTCTATGATATCACACCTCACATTCAACTCGTCAGCTAAGGTAACCGCATCACGAACATCTTCTTCTGGTGTCACACCCCTCTCAGGCATGTTTAGAGCTATGACATTTTCTCCTCCTAAAGCCTTCACACACAATGCAAGAGTAACGGAAGAATCCAATCCACCGCTGAGGCAAACAATTAACCCCTTAAGGTTAGAACGCTCCAACTGGGCTTTAATAAAACTTGTTGCCCTCTCAATAAATCTTGAAGCATTTATCGTCAAGGATTGTGTTTTAAGCATGAATGAAAGGACGCCTCCTCAGATAAAAACCGTTGCTTAACAAAATTTTTATAATTTTGAATTTAAATTTAATTGAAATTAGAATGATTAATTAAAATATTAAGGTGGCTTAAAGATATAAAGCTAATACCCTTTTTGTATACAATTATGTATACATTCGTGGTGAGTTAGATGAGTTCTCTGGATGAGATAAAAACCAACCTCGAAAGACTATTTAAAGACCCGATCCTTAATATTTTGCTAAAGAACAGCAATTTAACAGAGATTCAGCTAGAAACCCTTATAATCGAATCTATTTCTGAAATTTCTTATGTAGAAAAGATTAATTACACTTTAAAGGGGCTTATAAGGCCTAAAAAAGTCACAAGAGGCTCTTTCCATAGGACTCTTCAACAGGCAAAAAAGAACATCATCTCAGCCCTATTCACGATTCTTTTGCTTATTTACCTCGGAAGTCTTGATGAAAGCTTCTTAAACGATTTCAAGTTGCTCGCAAAGAGGCTTAAAGAGTATTTATCTTTACCTAAAACTATAAGCTTACATGGTTCCGAGAAAGCATTTGAGGAGATAGAGGAAGAATTATTGAATGCTTTCAAAGGATTTTTAGAAGTGAAGACATAGTTTGATGTGATATCACGAGCTATCACGTTTGGGATACTTTGAATTGGGATATTTGGGAATCGGCTCTCAGTCGTCCTTTTTTATATGTTACTTGGAATGAAGGGCATAAAAAATTTTGCTAAAAATTTAAAACCTAAAAAAAGGTCCTTTTATTAAAAAACAATAATATTTAGAGTTTTAAATTTAATCTAAGCTATTATTTAATTTTGGATTCTTGCGAAAATATTTGAGGCCAAGCTTCATGCTGTGATTTTGTGATATCACATGTTAATCCTTTTGAGTTCCTGTACTAAATGAATTTAAAAGAGATAAAATAAAATGCGCTCTTATTAAAAATTTTAGCTTTAAAAATCGTCTAATCCTGAATAAAATAAATAATTCTTACTTTTTCAGCCTTTTTGACTTATTTTATAGTTTTATAATAAAATATAAGAGGGCTGTTTAATCAAAGGGTCGATTGTGACTTCCTTCGTGACATTAAGGTGGGTGTGATTCGATACAGGCGAAATTTGGTCACATTTAATCACATTGAAGTTACGTGTGATATAATCTCTCTTATCAGGCCGCTCGACCAAGACCTGGGGAAAGTGTAAAATATGCGATTACGTAACCATTTATTGATGGCCTTGGAACTATTGCTCGTCTATGTCTCGTTTCTCATAATTACATTAATGGCCTGTTTTATATATTATAACACTATAAAAAAAGCTCAGATTGAGTACGAATCTTCACGTGAGGTATTGAAAAGCATAACACTTGATTTTTCGTTAAGACTTCAAAAAGTGTCTAAGGAGGTATCAAGATTATTAATGGGTTATGAAGATTTTAAGAAAATAATTTACTCATCGGGTTTAAAGAATGAAGAAAATGAGAAAATTATTCTTGATATAATGCCAAAAATTGATGGGCTTTTAAATAAAATATTAGAAATAGAAAAGGAAATAAGTAAATTAAAAATAGATTTTGAGAGAATTAAGAAGAGAGATTTACAACCATTAGATAATATTAATTTAAGTACTCTAGAAGTAAATGATGCATTATTGAATTTGACTAATACAGAAATTGAAGTTCTTACTATTATTGAAGAAAATGGAGAGGCCTCTGTATCTGAAATTAAAAAACGCATTAATAAAACAAGAGAACATACGGCTAGATTACTTAAAAAACTTTATGATAAGGGATATATTGATAGAAATTCAAGTAGGATGCCTTATAGATATTATGTTAGAAAAGAGTTAAAAGATAAGATTAAACGTAAACCGAATATTAAAGCATCTATATAAATGGGGAAAAATTTTTATACCTTTCTGTATCAATTAACTCGATCGTACATGAGGTCGTATAATTTAGCCTCCGCACCGCGTTTGGTACCATTTGAAGGAGTTGAAATGTCTATACTTGGTTCTGGAGAGAAGATGACCCTAATAAGGATAGTGATAAAACCAGGAGCAATTTTCCCAGAGCATAAACATATAAATGAACAAATAGGTGTATGCTTAGAAGGTTATGGAGAACTCATCTCTAATGGAGTTAGATTAAAAGTAGAACCAGGGGTGTCATGGTGTATACTTGCAAATGAATCTCATAGCTTTATAAATGGAGATAAGACAACTATTATAATTGAGGGATGGAGCCCCCCAAGAGAGGATTATATTTCGATAGCTAAATAATGTTTTTATATTTGGAGTGTTTAATTTGGAAAGTAAAATTTTAAACGCCATCAAATTAGCTATTAATGAAGGGTTTCAAATTAGCGCAGATTGTTATGAGTATTTAAAAGGTATAGATGGAGAAAATATTGAAAAGATAATATTAAAATGTATAGAAATTTTGAGTTCAAAAGAAAAAAACAAACTAATTATTGATCTTGAGACAATTAAAACTTCTTACAAAGAATTATTCGAAAATTCAGATAAAAACCGATTATTAAGTGGAAAATCTTCTAAAGAAATATTGGCAAAGGAATATGTATCAAATATTAATGTTATTGAAGATTTTAACGGTAAACCGATTTGTGATGTTAAAGGATTTGTAGAGTATTTTAAAAATAGGTATAAAAAACTAGAAAGAATATTTCATGAAAGATTTGATGTTAAAGATTCTATTAAAATAAATCAGGCCTTAAATTTGCCTGATAAAACACGGTTTAAAGTGGTTGGGTTAGTGAGTAGAAAAGTTATGAAGAGTTCTCGTTTAATGGTGGAATTAGAGGATGAAGATTCATTTATTGAGTTAATTGGCTTAGATAGAGAAGTTATTGATAAAGGCAAATTTGTTTTTGAAGATCAAGTTATTTGTGTTGATGCTGTAAAATATACCAACAATTTATTTGTTATTAAAGACTTCATCTGGCCTGATATTCCAAGTAAATCTTTGAAAAAATCGGAGACTCCTTTATGTGTGGCTTTTATTTCGGATTTACATGTTGGTAGTAAGTTGTTCAATAAAATCCTTTTTGAAAGATTTATTCAATGGATTAATTTGAAAATCGGTCCTCCTGAACTTAGAAATATAGCTTCAAGAGTAAAGTATGTTATAATTAATGGTGATTTAGTCGATGGTATTGGAATTTATCCTGATCAAATCAATGAGCTTGAAATTACAGATATAAGCGAACAGTATGCAGAAGTTTATCGATTTTTGTCTAAATTACCTGATTATATTGATATAGTTATAACACCGGGAAATCATGATGCTACAAGAAAAAGTTTGCCTCAACCTCCAATAATAAGAGATTATGCCGAATCTCTATATAATGATGATAGATTTCATATGTATGGAAACCCTCTGTCAATAAA containing:
- a CDS encoding cupin domain-containing protein, coding for MSILGSGEKMTLIRIVIKPGAIFPEHKHINEQIGVCLEGYGELISNGVRLKVEPGVSWCILANESHSFINGDKTTIIIEGWSPPREDYISIAK
- a CDS encoding MarR family transcriptional regulator, encoding MSKEVSRLLMGYEDFKKIIYSSGLKNEENEKIILDIMPKIDGLLNKILEIEKEISKLKIDFERIKKRDLQPLDNINLSTLEVNDALLNLTNTEIEVLTIIEENGEASVSEIKKRINKTREHTARLLKKLYDKGYIDRNSSRMPYRYYVRKELKDKIKRKPNIKASI
- a CDS encoding NAD+ synthase, yielding MLKTQSLTINASRFIERATSFIKAQLERSNLKGLIVCLSGGLDSSVTLALCVKALGGENVIALNMPERGVTPEEDVRDAVTLADELNVRCDIIEITPIMDVMQSILPLYDPRDLIATGNLKPRIRMTIAYHYANSLKLLVVGSSDKTELLLGYFTKYGDGACDIMPIGDLYKTQVRQLAGYLGIPPRIIDKAPSARLWPGQISEVELGMKFEQLDMILYGWEMGLKPSEIASELNIELERVEGVLERVRLNEHKRRLPLILKLS
- a CDS encoding DNA-directed DNA polymerase II small subunit, which encodes MESKILNAIKLAINEGFQISADCYEYLKGIDGENIEKIILKCIEILSSKEKNKLIIDLETIKTSYKELFENSDKNRLLSGKSSKEILAKEYVSNINVIEDFNGKPICDVKGFVEYFKNRYKKLERIFHERFDVKDSIKINQALNLPDKTRFKVVGLVSRKVMKSSRLMVELEDEDSFIELIGLDREVIDKGKFVFEDQVICVDAVKYTNNLFVIKDFIWPDIPSKSLKKSETPLCVAFISDLHVGSKLFNKILFERFIQWINLKIGPPELRNIASRVKYVIINGDLVDGIGIYPDQINELEITDISEQYAEVYRFLSKLPDYIDIVITPGNHDATRKSLPQPPIIRDYAESLYNDDRFHMYGNPLSIKVHGVDILIYHGKSLDDILTKVPGLNYRTPEKGAELLLKCRHLAPIYGASTPLAPMDEDKLVISSIPDIMNLGHVHVYGYKKYRGVSIISSSTWQNQTTFQKKLGLFPTPGIVPILDLQNSEIKTIDFNNLNY